One region of Brevinematales bacterium genomic DNA includes:
- a CDS encoding DUF1320 family protein, producing MAYCTVDDVKAVKAVKRLLVPDGAWSDDDISGLIDQIGGNVIDARIGKWYQVPVTPAPGVLSRICRLKTAYEMLAQEYGENKGEYAYLNREAEWLLEGVAGRRIPLEYAETEAYPAPGIVNGEGRFFSLEDNDG from the coding sequence ATGGCATACTGTACGGTGGACGATGTTAAGGCGGTGAAGGCGGTCAAACGGCTTCTCGTGCCGGACGGGGCATGGAGCGACGACGATATCTCCGGCCTGATCGACCAGATCGGCGGGAATGTGATCGATGCGCGGATAGGGAAGTGGTATCAGGTTCCGGTGACCCCGGCTCCGGGCGTGCTCTCGCGCATATGCAGGCTGAAGACCGCCTACGAGATGCTCGCGCAGGAGTACGGCGAGAACAAGGGTGAGTACGCCTACCTGAACCGCGAAGCGGAGTGGCTCCTCGAAGGCGTAGCAGGGCGGAGAATCCCGCTCGAGTACGCGGAGACCGAGGCTTATCCCGCGCCGGGGATTGTGAACGGCGAAGGACGCTTCTTCTCGCTGGAGGATAACGATGGATGA
- a CDS encoding Ig-like domain-containing protein produces MAYDMNPQAISLGACKIWFWDDDDWTAIGATSGGTVISYEPTYYDLKIDQLGETVVKKMLRGESASISFGIAETGLDKLQIAIPFGTMYTDGGDRAMGVGVNAGGDLLDKTLKLRVHPINRRGTGGTDDETYLDDDFVIWKAGNAGAVEIPFSPDEPRVYRVTMAIFPDLEQAAGCYLFIVGDPTVAGVDTTPPSVSAGKVDVAGVETDIAGAADVDIDTAIELTFSEEINPATVSGSFFILKADDSTSAVNCTLSYDSDNKKVTMTPPSNLANSTVYEVIVNGVRDLSDNRMSTPYIARFTTESV; encoded by the coding sequence ATGGCATACGATATGAATCCCCAGGCTATATCGCTGGGGGCGTGTAAAATCTGGTTCTGGGACGACGACGACTGGACGGCGATCGGCGCCACATCCGGCGGGACTGTTATCTCCTACGAGCCCACATATTACGACCTGAAAATCGACCAGCTCGGGGAAACGGTCGTGAAGAAGATGCTGCGCGGGGAATCCGCGAGCATCAGTTTCGGGATAGCCGAGACGGGGCTGGATAAGCTCCAGATCGCCATACCGTTCGGGACAATGTATACCGACGGGGGCGACCGCGCGATGGGGGTGGGCGTGAACGCCGGGGGCGACCTGCTCGATAAGACCCTCAAGCTCAGGGTGCATCCCATCAACCGCAGGGGTACCGGCGGTACGGACGACGAAACCTATCTCGACGACGATTTTGTTATCTGGAAGGCGGGCAACGCGGGTGCGGTGGAAATCCCGTTCTCGCCGGACGAGCCCCGGGTGTACCGCGTGACGATGGCTATATTCCCCGACCTGGAGCAGGCCGCAGGGTGCTACCTCTTCATAGTGGGAGACCCCACGGTCGCGGGAGTCGATACGACGCCGCCGTCGGTGAGCGCGGGTAAGGTCGACGTCGCGGGCGTAGAGACCGATATCGCGGGCGCGGCCGATGTGGATATAGATACGGCTATCGAGCTGACGTTCAGCGAGGAGATCAATCCCGCTACGGTAAGCGGTTCCTTCTTCATCCTGAAGGCGGATGATAGTACGTCGGCGGTCAACTGTACACTGAGCTACGACTCGGATAATAAAAAGGTCACGATGACCCCGCCGTCGAACCTCGCGAACAGTACGGTATATGAAGTGATTGTGAACGGCGTGCGGGACTTGTCCGATAACAGGATGTCCACCCCGTATATCGCGCGTTTTACTACAGAATCGGTATAA